One Xiphophorus hellerii strain 12219 chromosome 24, Xiphophorus_hellerii-4.1, whole genome shotgun sequence DNA window includes the following coding sequences:
- the LOC116715894 gene encoding collagen alpha-1(XVIII) chain-like isoform X6: MSGRSRWLIASWQTCICVLLLLVAQIKSQHGEKSSVVLHQLIGDPPPDSIAKVTRGGGTAYRFTSASSSGQRAQNFVPSPFYRDFTIIFHLSASTPAASVLFSITDSAQKFMYIGVKLSTPQSGRQKIQFFYTEPDSESSYEAASFDIPLLDIYWKVFALSVNGEQVSFYSECDRDPEVVRFERSPDPMDLDAGSMIFVGQAGRADPDKFEGEIGELRLVGNPQAFQGFCDYEDYADEVSGDGSRKENTKTTTFPPLRPVPVPPISSQKGARRGTSGGKGEKGDRGEKGLKGDRGLAGPKGDSGSSSGSSFSSQGREHGDKGEKGKKGDTGFGYPGKKGERGVQGPPGPPGPPGPAAEVFNLGDGSVVQPLAGPAGPPGPPGLEGAEGPQGADGQPGDPGEDGKAGPAGPQGIPGIPGTAGMKGQKGESGNGSPGPRGPPGLPGPPGPGTGDRPTFVDMEGSGFPDLETFRGAPGPRGPPGPPGRPGAPGTSVLVGPDGPVAVGPPGPPGQDGVPGLPGPPGPPGLPGRSGFRGEKGDGGDLGLPGPAGEKQDTTDSNPFNYFFSFFAPSSTGGQGDAGRTGTPGQSGLAGLPGPMGPVGPPGPPGPPGPPYLAGSGNQNEVLNALPGLRGPPGPQGPPGIAGLPGKPGFPGDHGAKGAEGPRGPPGIPGIDGYPGTPGKQGERGEKGETGRPGRDGGPPGPPGPPGQPGQILYQPSSRDFNEVYWNELGQSGSGRTGFQGSAGPKGDKGDAGAPGYAPKGQKGEPGIIMGPDGRPLYLGGLTGQPGERGSPGPVGPPGPQGSSGPKGEIGIPGRSGRPGLNGAKGEKGDSGGGSGYGHPGIPGPPGLPGPPGPPGGHDEYSRYYTVKGEKGDPGPPGILEIQGLGTGSDFYTLKNELKGEEGLKGEKGEPGGGYYDPRYGGGAGSPGPPGPQGPKGESVVGPPGPQGPPGSPGRGYDGRPGPPGPPGPPGPSLSGPYGGTQTISIPGPPGPPGAPGLPGHSSGVTVFRTYDTMAATARRQPEGSLVYVIDQTDLYVRVRDGVRQVQLGNYISLPSASGVAVEASPPVIQTPSQSNPDSDPRYRPDSRYQTDLVYPQPSNPRYPSYTDRFNQPDGRYLDPRYSVTRPQRPPPPVPQAPIHRHTSGPALHLIALNSPQKGGMRGISGADFLCFSQAQAIGMKGTFRAFLSSKLEDLNSIVYSSNRENVPIVNLKDEVLFDNWNRIFSDSRMRDNVSIYSFDGKDVLQDDTWPEKMMWHGSTSRGQRNVDNYCEAWRIGERALTGMASPLQSRSLLQQSSSSCSSSYIVLCVENSYIHDNRQR; this comes from the exons ATGTCTGGACGCAGCAGGTGGTTGATTGCGAGCTGGCAGACCTGCAtctgtgtgctgctgctgctggtggcaCAGATAAAATCTCAGCACGGAG AAAAAAGCAGTGTCGTTTTGCACCAGCTGATTGGAGATCCTCCACCGGATTCAATCGCTAAAGTTACAAGGGGCGGAGGAACTGCCTACAGGTTTACCTCAGCATCGTCATCAGGACAACGGGCCCAGAACTTTGTCCCCAGTCCATTCTACAGGGACTTCACCATCATTTTCCACCTCAGCGCTTCCACTCCTGCTGCATCCGTCCTCTTCTCCATCACAGACAGCGCCCAGAAATTCATGTACATCGGTGTGAAGCTCAGCACACCGCAGTCTGGTCGTCAAAAGATCCAGTTCTTCTACACTGAACCCGATTCTGAGTCTTCGTATGAGGCGGCCAGCTTTGACATTCCATTGCTTGATATCTATTGGAAAGTTTTTGCTCTGTCTGTGAATGGCGAACAGGTCAGTTTTTACTCAGAATGTGACAGGGATCCAGAAGTCGTGAGGTTTGAGCGCTCGCCTGATCCGATGGACCTGGATGCTGGAAGCATGATCTTTGTGGGTCAAGCAGGAAGAGCTGATCCAGACAAGTTTGAG gGTGAGATTGGAGAGCTAAGACTTGTGGGAAACCCTCAGGCATTTCAGGGTTTCTGTGATTATGAGGATTACGCTGATGAA GTTTCTGGTGACGGGAGTCGGAAAGAAAACACTAAGACG accACTTTTCCACCCCTCCGTCCAGTACCTGTACCCCCAATTTCATCCCAGAAAGGAGCCAGAAGAGGAACCTCAG GAGGCAAAGGTGAGAAGGGCGACAGAGGAGAGAAAGGCTTGAAAGGGGACCGAGGTCTTGCAGGGCCAAAGGGGGATTCAGGCAGCAGCTCAGGCTCAAGTTTTTCCTCTCAGGGTAGAGAGCATGGCGACAAA GGAGAAAAGGGTAAAAAG GGTGATACTGGTTTTGGATATCCTGGCAAAAAGGGTGAACGTGGCGTTCAGGGGCCTCCTGGTCCTCCTGGTCCTCCAGGACCTGCAGCCGAGGTTTTCAATCTCGGCGACGGCTCTGTTGTGCAGCCGTTGGCTGGTCCAGCTGGGCCACCCGGGCCACCAGGGCTGGAAGGGGCTGAAGGACCTCAAGGGGCTGATGGACAGCCT gGTGATCCAGGAGAGGATGGAAAAGCT gGTCCTGCTGGACCGCAGGGTATTCCAGGAATTCCAGGAACGGCTGGTATGAAAGGCCAAAAG GGTGAATCTGGAAACGGTTCCCCTGGACCAAGAGGTCCCCCAGGTCTTCCAGGACCTCCAGGACCTGGCACTGGTGATCGTCCA ACATTTGTTGACATGGAGGGTTCAGGATTCCCAGACTTGGAAACTTTCCGG GGTGCACCTGGTCCTCGTGGGCCCCCTGGTCCGCCCGGCCGTCCTGGGGCACCTGGTACTTCAGTACTCGTCGGACCTGATGGTCCAGTAGCCGTTGGACCTCCTGGACCGCCTGGACAAGATGGAGTCCCTGGCCTACCA gGCCCACCTGGACCTCCTGGTCTCCCTGGCAGATCTGGGTTCAGAGGAGAAAAG GGCGACGGTGGTGATCTTGGCCTTCCTGGTCCAGCTGGGGAAAAG CAAGACACAACGGACTCCAACCCTTTCAAttacttcttctctttctttgctCCATCCTCTACG GGTGGTCAGGGCGATGCGGGAAGGACGGGTACTCCTGGGCAGTCTGGTTTGGCAGGACTTCCAGGTCCCATGGGACCAGTCGGGCCTCCAGGGCCTCCTGGACCACCGGGGCCACCGTACCTCGCTGGCAGT GGGAATCAAAATGAGGTGCTAAATGCCCTGCCTGGCCTCAGAGGTCCACCTGGACCACAG GGTCCACCTGGCATTGCTGGTCTACCT GGCAAACCAGGTTTTCCAGGGGATCATGGAGCTAAAGGAGCAGAGGGACCAAGGGGACCTCCTGGGATTCCAGGCATTGATGGATACCCTGGAACACCA GGTAAAcagggagagagaggggagaaaGGAGAGACg GGTCGTCCAGGTCGAGACGGTGGACCACCTGGACCGCCTGGACCGCCTGGACAACCAGGACAGATTCTCTACCAGCCGTCGTCAAGAGAT TTTAACGAGGTTTATTGGAACGAATTGGGACAG AGCGGATCAGGGCGAACAGGATTCCAA GGATCAGCGGGGCCTAAAGGAGACAAAGGGGATGCTGGTGCTCCAGGATATGCGCCTAAG GGACAGAAAGGAGAGCCTGGCATTATCATGGGACCTGACGGGAGACCGTTGTATCTGGGAGGCCTGACAGGACAGCCG GGTGAGAGAGGAAGTCCTGGCCCAGTGGGACCTCCT GGTCCGCAAGGTTCTTCTGGACCAAAAGGAGAGATTGGTATTCCTGGGAGATCA GGTCGACCAGGATTAAACGGGGCCAAAGGAGAGAAGGGAGACTCTGGCGGTGGGTCTGGATACGGTCACCCT GGCATCCCAGGACCTCCGGGGCTCCCTGGACCCCCCGGACCTCCAGGC GGGCATGATGAGTACTCAAGGTATTACACAG TTAAAGGAGAGAAAGGCGATCCCGGACCACCAGGAATACTTGAAATTCAAG GTCTGGGAACAGGCTctgacttttacactttaaag AATGAGTTGAAAGGTGAGGAGGGTTTGAAAGGAGAGAAAGGAGAACCAGGCGGCGGTTATTATGACCCCCGATACGGAGGAGGAGCTGGCTCACCAGGACCGCCTGGACCACAA GGTCCAAAAGGAGAATCAGTTGTTGGTCCACCGGGCCCTCAGGGGCCTCCTGGATCCCCAGGAAGAGGCTATGACGGTCGACCTGGACCACCAGGCCCACCAGGACCTCCAGGTCCATCTCTGTCTGGGCCCTATGGAGGAACACAGA CTATCAGTATTCCTGGACCCCCAGGACCTCCTGGAGCTCCAGGTCTTCCAGGACACTCTTCAGGA gTGACAGTGTTTAGGACTTATGACACCATGGCGGCCACAGCTAGAAGACAGCCTGAAGGATCTCTGGTGTACGTTATCGACCAAACGGATCTCTACGTACGAGTCCGGGATGGAGTCCGACAAGTTCAG ctTGGGAACTACATTTCTTTACCAAGTGCATCG gGCGTCGCAGTTGAGGCGTCGCCCCCCGTCATCCAGACCCCATCACAGTCAAACCCAGACTCTGATCCCCGGTACCGACCCGACTCACGATACCAGACAGATCTGGTTTACCCACAGCCGTCGAATCCCAGATACCCCAGTTACACGGACCGCTTCAACCAGCCGGACGGTCGATATTTGGACCCCCGCTACTCGGTCACCCGTCCTCAGAGACCACCGCCTCCGGTTCCCCAGGCTCCCATCCACAGACACACCTCAGGACCAGCG CTCCACCTGATTGCGCTGAACAGCCCTCAGAAGGGCGGCATGCGAGGCATCTCCGGCGCAGATTTCCTGTGCTTCAGCCAGGCCCAGGCCATCGGGATGAAGGGAACTTTCCGAGCCTTCCTGTCCTCCAAACTGGAAGATCTCAACAGCATCGTTTACAGCTCCAACAGGGAGAACGTGCCAATAGTCAACCTGAAG GATGAGGTTTTGTTTGACAACTGGAACCGCATTTTCAGCGATAGCAGAATGAGGGACAATGTTTCGATCTACTCCTTCGACGGCAAAGATGTTCTCCAAGACGACACATG GCCAGAGAAGATGATGTGGCACGGGTCGACAAGCAGGGGTCAGCGGAACGTCGACAACTACTGCGAGGCGTGGCGCATCGGGGAACGGGCGCTAACGGGCATGGCGTCGCCGCTGCAGAGCCGCAGCCTGTTgcagcagagctccagcagctgctccagctcctaCATTGTGCTGTGTGTTGAGAACAGCTACATCCATGACAACAGGCAAAGATAG
- the LOC116715894 gene encoding collagen alpha-1(XVIII) chain-like isoform X3 — translation MSGRSRWLIASWQTCICVLLLLVAQIKSQHGEKSSVVLHQLIGEPPPDSIAKVTRGGGTAYRFTSASSSGQRAQNFVPSPFYRDFTIIFHLSASTPAASVLFSITDSAQKFMYIGVKLSTPQSGRQKIQFFYTEPDSESSYEAASFDVPMLYIYWKVFALSVNGEQVSFYSECDRDPEVVRFERSPDPMDLDPGSMIFVGQAGRADPDKFEGEIRELRLVGDPQAFQDFCDDDDYADESSGDDGNRKADRKQTGKTVSSTSLHSVSKPTISHQKGAGIKTSEKSSVVLHQLIGDPPPDSIAKVTRGGGTAYRFTSASSSGQRAQNFVPSPFYRDFTIIFHLSASTPAASVLFSITDSAQKFMYIGVKLSTPQSGRQKIQFFYTEPDSESSYEAASFDIPLLDIYWKVFALSVNGEQVSFYSECDRDPEVVRFERSPDPMDLDAGSMIFVGQAGRADPDKFEGEIGELRLVGNPQAFQGFCDYEDYADEVSGDGSRKENTKTTTFPPLRPVPVPPISSQKGARRGTSGGKGEKGDRGEKGLKGDRGLAGPKGDSGSSSGSSFSSQGREHGDKGEKGKKGDTGFGYPGKKGERGVQGPPGPPGPPGPAAEVFNLGDGSVVQPLAGPAGPPGPPGLEGAEGPQGADGQPGDPGEDGKAGPAGPQGIPGIPGTAGMKGQKGESGNGSPGPRGPPGLPGPPGPGTGDRPTFVDMEGSGFPDLETFRGAPGPRGPPGPPGRPGAPGTSVLVGPDGPVAVGPPGPPGQDGVPGLPGPPGPPGLPGRSGFRGEKGDGGDLGLPGPAGEKQDTTDSNPFNYFFSFFAPSSTGGQGDAGRTGTPGQSGLAGLPGPMGPVGPPGPPGPPGPPYLAGSGNQNEVLNALPGLRGPPGPQGPPGIAGLPGKPGFPGDHGAKGAEGPRGPPGIPGIDGYPGTPGKQGERGEKGETGRPGRDGGPPGPPGPPGQPGQILYQPSSRDFNEVYWNELGQSGSGRTGFQGSAGPKGDKGDAGAPGYAPKGQKGEPGIIMGPDGRPLYLGGLTGQPGERGSPGPVGPPGPQGSSGPKGEIGIPGRSGRPGLNGAKGEKGDSGGGSGYGHPGIPGPPGLPGPPGPPGGHDEYSRYYTVKGEKGDPGPPGILEIQGLGTGSDFYTLKNELKGEEGLKGEKGEPGGGYYDPRYGGGAGSPGPPGPQGPKGESVVGPPGPQGPPGSPGRGYDGRPGPPGPPGPPGPSLSGPYGGTQTISIPGPPGPPGAPGLPGHSSGVTVFRTYDTMAATARRQPEGSLVYVIDQTDLYVRVRDGVRQVQLGNYISLPSASGVAVEASPPVIQTPSQSNPDSDPRYRPDSRYQTDLVYPQPSNPRYPSYTDRFNQPDGRYLDPRYSVTRPQRPPPPVPQAPIHRHTSGPALHLIALNSPQKGGMRGISGADFLCFSQAQAIGMKGTFRAFLSSKLEDLNSIVYSSNRENVPIVNLKDEVLFDNWNRIFSDSRMRDNVSIYSFDGKDVLQDDTWPEKMMWHGSTSRGQRNVDNYCEAWRIGERALTGMASPLQSRSLLQQSSSSCSSSYIVLCVENSYIHDNRQR, via the exons ATGTCTGGACGCAGCAGGTGGTTGATTGCGAGCTGGCAGACCTGCAtctgtgtgctgctgctgctggtggcaCAGATAAAATCTCAGCACGGAG AAAAAAGCAGTGTCGTTTTGCACCAGCTGATTGGAGAGCCTCCACCGGATTCAATCGCTAAAGTTACAAGGGGCGGAGGAACTGCCTACAGGTTTACCTCAGCATCGTCATCAGGACAACGGGCCCAGAACTTTGTCCCCAGTCCATTCTACAGGGACTTCACCATCATTTTCCACCTCAGTGCTTCCACTCCTGCTGCATCCGTCCTCTTCTCCATCACAGACAGCGCCCAGAAATTCATGTACATCGGTGTGAAGCTCAGCACACCGCAGTCTGGTCGTCAAAAGATCCAGTTCTTCTACACTGAACCCGATTCTGAGTCTTCGTATGAGGCGGCCAGCTTTGACGTTCCAATGCTTTATATCTATTGGAAAGTTTTTGCTCTGTCTGTGAATGGCGAACAGGTCAGTTTTTACTCAGAATGTGACAGGGATCCAGAAGTGGTGAGGTTTGAGCGCTCGCCTGATCCGATGGACCTGGATCCTGGAAGCATGATCTTTGTGGGTCAAGCAGGAAGAGCTGATCCAGACAAGTTTGAG GGTGAAATTAGAGAGCTAAGACTCGTCGGAGACCCTCAGGCATTTCAGGACTTCTGTGACGATGATGATTACGCAGATGAA AGTTCTGGAGATGATGGCAACAGAAAGGCTGATAGGAAGCAAACAGGAAAGACG GTCTCTTCTACATCCCTCCATTCAGTCTCCAAGCCCACGATTTCACACCAAAAAGGAGCTGGAATCAAAACCTCAG AAAAAAGCAGTGTCGTTTTGCACCAGCTGATTGGAGATCCTCCACCGGATTCAATCGCTAAAGTTACAAGGGGCGGAGGAACTGCCTACAGGTTTACCTCAGCATCGTCATCAGGACAACGGGCCCAGAACTTTGTCCCCAGTCCATTCTACAGGGACTTCACCATCATTTTCCACCTCAGCGCTTCCACTCCTGCTGCATCCGTCCTCTTCTCCATCACAGACAGCGCCCAGAAATTCATGTACATCGGTGTGAAGCTCAGCACACCGCAGTCTGGTCGTCAAAAGATCCAGTTCTTCTACACTGAACCCGATTCTGAGTCTTCGTATGAGGCGGCCAGCTTTGACATTCCATTGCTTGATATCTATTGGAAAGTTTTTGCTCTGTCTGTGAATGGCGAACAGGTCAGTTTTTACTCAGAATGTGACAGGGATCCAGAAGTCGTGAGGTTTGAGCGCTCGCCTGATCCGATGGACCTGGATGCTGGAAGCATGATCTTTGTGGGTCAAGCAGGAAGAGCTGATCCAGACAAGTTTGAG gGTGAGATTGGAGAGCTAAGACTTGTGGGAAACCCTCAGGCATTTCAGGGTTTCTGTGATTATGAGGATTACGCTGATGAA GTTTCTGGTGACGGGAGTCGGAAAGAAAACACTAAGACG accACTTTTCCACCCCTCCGTCCAGTACCTGTACCCCCAATTTCATCCCAGAAAGGAGCCAGAAGAGGAACCTCAG GAGGCAAAGGTGAGAAGGGCGACAGAGGAGAGAAAGGCTTGAAAGGGGACCGAGGTCTTGCAGGGCCAAAGGGGGATTCAGGCAGCAGCTCAGGCTCAAGTTTTTCCTCTCAGGGTAGAGAGCATGGCGACAAA GGAGAAAAGGGTAAAAAG GGTGATACTGGTTTTGGATATCCTGGCAAAAAGGGTGAACGTGGCGTTCAGGGGCCTCCTGGTCCTCCTGGTCCTCCAGGACCTGCAGCCGAGGTTTTCAATCTCGGCGACGGCTCTGTTGTGCAGCCGTTGGCTGGTCCAGCTGGGCCACCCGGGCCACCAGGGCTGGAAGGGGCTGAAGGACCTCAAGGGGCTGATGGACAGCCT gGTGATCCAGGAGAGGATGGAAAAGCT gGTCCTGCTGGACCGCAGGGTATTCCAGGAATTCCAGGAACGGCTGGTATGAAAGGCCAAAAG GGTGAATCTGGAAACGGTTCCCCTGGACCAAGAGGTCCCCCAGGTCTTCCAGGACCTCCAGGACCTGGCACTGGTGATCGTCCA ACATTTGTTGACATGGAGGGTTCAGGATTCCCAGACTTGGAAACTTTCCGG GGTGCACCTGGTCCTCGTGGGCCCCCTGGTCCGCCCGGCCGTCCTGGGGCACCTGGTACTTCAGTACTCGTCGGACCTGATGGTCCAGTAGCCGTTGGACCTCCTGGACCGCCTGGACAAGATGGAGTCCCTGGCCTACCA gGCCCACCTGGACCTCCTGGTCTCCCTGGCAGATCTGGGTTCAGAGGAGAAAAG GGCGACGGTGGTGATCTTGGCCTTCCTGGTCCAGCTGGGGAAAAG CAAGACACAACGGACTCCAACCCTTTCAAttacttcttctctttctttgctCCATCCTCTACG GGTGGTCAGGGCGATGCGGGAAGGACGGGTACTCCTGGGCAGTCTGGTTTGGCAGGACTTCCAGGTCCCATGGGACCAGTCGGGCCTCCAGGGCCTCCTGGACCACCGGGGCCACCGTACCTCGCTGGCAGT GGGAATCAAAATGAGGTGCTAAATGCCCTGCCTGGCCTCAGAGGTCCACCTGGACCACAG GGTCCACCTGGCATTGCTGGTCTACCT GGCAAACCAGGTTTTCCAGGGGATCATGGAGCTAAAGGAGCAGAGGGACCAAGGGGACCTCCTGGGATTCCAGGCATTGATGGATACCCTGGAACACCA GGTAAAcagggagagagaggggagaaaGGAGAGACg GGTCGTCCAGGTCGAGACGGTGGACCACCTGGACCGCCTGGACCGCCTGGACAACCAGGACAGATTCTCTACCAGCCGTCGTCAAGAGAT TTTAACGAGGTTTATTGGAACGAATTGGGACAG AGCGGATCAGGGCGAACAGGATTCCAA GGATCAGCGGGGCCTAAAGGAGACAAAGGGGATGCTGGTGCTCCAGGATATGCGCCTAAG GGACAGAAAGGAGAGCCTGGCATTATCATGGGACCTGACGGGAGACCGTTGTATCTGGGAGGCCTGACAGGACAGCCG GGTGAGAGAGGAAGTCCTGGCCCAGTGGGACCTCCT GGTCCGCAAGGTTCTTCTGGACCAAAAGGAGAGATTGGTATTCCTGGGAGATCA GGTCGACCAGGATTAAACGGGGCCAAAGGAGAGAAGGGAGACTCTGGCGGTGGGTCTGGATACGGTCACCCT GGCATCCCAGGACCTCCGGGGCTCCCTGGACCCCCCGGACCTCCAGGC GGGCATGATGAGTACTCAAGGTATTACACAG TTAAAGGAGAGAAAGGCGATCCCGGACCACCAGGAATACTTGAAATTCAAG GTCTGGGAACAGGCTctgacttttacactttaaag AATGAGTTGAAAGGTGAGGAGGGTTTGAAAGGAGAGAAAGGAGAACCAGGCGGCGGTTATTATGACCCCCGATACGGAGGAGGAGCTGGCTCACCAGGACCGCCTGGACCACAA GGTCCAAAAGGAGAATCAGTTGTTGGTCCACCGGGCCCTCAGGGGCCTCCTGGATCCCCAGGAAGAGGCTATGACGGTCGACCTGGACCACCAGGCCCACCAGGACCTCCAGGTCCATCTCTGTCTGGGCCCTATGGAGGAACACAGA CTATCAGTATTCCTGGACCCCCAGGACCTCCTGGAGCTCCAGGTCTTCCAGGACACTCTTCAGGA gTGACAGTGTTTAGGACTTATGACACCATGGCGGCCACAGCTAGAAGACAGCCTGAAGGATCTCTGGTGTACGTTATCGACCAAACGGATCTCTACGTACGAGTCCGGGATGGAGTCCGACAAGTTCAG ctTGGGAACTACATTTCTTTACCAAGTGCATCG gGCGTCGCAGTTGAGGCGTCGCCCCCCGTCATCCAGACCCCATCACAGTCAAACCCAGACTCTGATCCCCGGTACCGACCCGACTCACGATACCAGACAGATCTGGTTTACCCACAGCCGTCGAATCCCAGATACCCCAGTTACACGGACCGCTTCAACCAGCCGGACGGTCGATATTTGGACCCCCGCTACTCGGTCACCCGTCCTCAGAGACCACCGCCTCCGGTTCCCCAGGCTCCCATCCACAGACACACCTCAGGACCAGCG CTCCACCTGATTGCGCTGAACAGCCCTCAGAAGGGCGGCATGCGAGGCATCTCCGGCGCAGATTTCCTGTGCTTCAGCCAGGCCCAGGCCATCGGGATGAAGGGAACTTTCCGAGCCTTCCTGTCCTCCAAACTGGAAGATCTCAACAGCATCGTTTACAGCTCCAACAGGGAGAACGTGCCAATAGTCAACCTGAAG GATGAGGTTTTGTTTGACAACTGGAACCGCATTTTCAGCGATAGCAGAATGAGGGACAATGTTTCGATCTACTCCTTCGACGGCAAAGATGTTCTCCAAGACGACACATG GCCAGAGAAGATGATGTGGCACGGGTCGACAAGCAGGGGTCAGCGGAACGTCGACAACTACTGCGAGGCGTGGCGCATCGGGGAACGGGCGCTAACGGGCATGGCGTCGCCGCTGCAGAGCCGCAGCCTGTTgcagcagagctccagcagctgctccagctcctaCATTGTGCTGTGTGTTGAGAACAGCTACATCCATGACAACAGGCAAAGATAG